Proteins encoded by one window of Lactobacillus paragasseri:
- a CDS encoding ion channel: MLKKNFYKWFKATLAIISIVLIVLDFAAIIDINGTNSKWFWLNNIILIILAIDYFYRLYLAKDRRAFFSNNIFELVAIIPVGIAFNWMKFAQLGDIGLYFRLLRLIRLAGLVGMLKDILHTHGILYVIYFSIAFLMLGSVAISITEHVSLDQAFWWAITTASTVGYGDISRHTISPQSLLGKLVILVMILIGVGVMGIVTSSLTAYLMRRNEGKVSIKDKDAELTLILDKLDRLEQQNKLLAQQTQNLQEQIQELKDSHTPSEWNKFKDWIEKRKDKN; encoded by the coding sequence ATGCTTAAGAAAAATTTTTATAAATGGTTTAAGGCTACTTTAGCTATCATTTCAATTGTATTGATCGTTCTAGACTTTGCAGCCATAATTGATATTAATGGTACTAATAGTAAGTGGTTTTGGCTTAACAATATTATTTTAATTATTTTAGCAATTGATTATTTTTATAGGCTATATCTTGCTAAAGATAGGCGGGCTTTTTTTAGCAATAATATTTTTGAATTAGTGGCAATTATTCCGGTTGGAATTGCTTTTAACTGGATGAAATTTGCGCAATTGGGAGATATTGGTCTATATTTTAGACTTTTGCGTTTAATTCGCCTGGCCGGACTAGTGGGGATGCTGAAAGATATTTTGCACACTCATGGCATTTTATACGTAATATACTTTAGTATTGCATTTTTAATGTTAGGATCAGTTGCAATATCAATTACTGAACACGTTTCACTTGATCAAGCCTTTTGGTGGGCGATTACCACTGCAAGTACGGTTGGTTATGGTGACATTTCACGGCATACAATTTCTCCACAATCTTTGTTGGGAAAACTAGTGATTCTAGTAATGATCTTGATTGGAGTAGGAGTAATGGGAATTGTTACTAGTTCTCTTACTGCCTACTTGATGAGGAGAAATGAAGGAAAAGTCAGTATTAAAGATAAAGATGCAGAATTAACCTTAATTTTAGATAAATTAGACCGGCTAGAGCAGCAAAATAAGCTTCTCGCTCAGCAAACCCAAAATTTACAAGAACAAATTCAAGAATTAAAAGATAGTCATACACCTAGCGAATGGAACAAGTTTAAGGATTGGATAGAAAAAAGAAAAGATAAAAATTAA
- the tadA gene encoding tRNA adenosine(34) deaminase TadA, whose protein sequence is MFEKSDKEEYMQLAFAQAKKAEDQGEVPIGAIVVDKDGKVIGEGYNRRELDEDATQHAEMIAIREACKNLGSWRLVDCSLFITLEPCPMCSGAIVNSRLAEVYYGAFDPKAGAAGSVIDLFKVEKFNHHPQVFGGLFKDQAAQMLKDFFREIRRKQKQDK, encoded by the coding sequence ATGTTTGAAAAAAGCGATAAGGAAGAATACATGCAGCTAGCTTTTGCACAGGCAAAAAAAGCTGAAGACCAGGGAGAAGTACCGATTGGTGCAATTGTTGTGGATAAAGATGGAAAAGTAATTGGCGAAGGCTACAACAGACGCGAGCTTGATGAGGATGCAACCCAGCATGCAGAAATGATTGCGATTAGAGAGGCCTGCAAAAATCTGGGTTCTTGGCGTTTAGTTGATTGCAGCTTGTTTATTACCCTTGAACCATGTCCGATGTGCAGCGGTGCAATTGTTAATTCACGGCTAGCTGAAGTTTATTATGGCGCTTTTGATCCTAAGGCCGGAGCTGCTGGAAGTGTAATTGATTTATTCAAAGTAGAAAAATTTAATCACCACCCTCAAGTTTTTGGAGGCTTATTTAAGGATCAAGCAGCGCAAATGTTAAAAGATTTTTTCCGTGAAATTAGGCGTAAACAAAAGCAAGATAAATAG
- a CDS encoding class I SAM-dependent methyltransferase: MTKKNQMYFAANPDAKHDEHLVDYHIDDIDLKFTTDAGVFSKLRIDYGSGVLIKTMKDLTFPKAGILDVGTGYGPMGLFAAKFWPDQEVDMVDVNERALDLARRNAKFNQINNVNIYQSDIYEQVDKKYGLVITNPPIRAGKKVVDQILSEAKEHLVENGILLVVIQKKQGAPSAKKLMTKVYGNCEILARDKGYYILMSKNN, from the coding sequence ATGACAAAAAAGAATCAAATGTATTTTGCGGCTAATCCGGATGCTAAACATGATGAACATTTAGTTGATTATCATATTGACGATATTGATTTGAAATTTACAACTGATGCAGGCGTATTTTCAAAGCTAAGAATTGACTATGGTTCTGGTGTATTAATCAAAACCATGAAAGACTTAACCTTTCCAAAAGCTGGGATTTTAGACGTTGGAACAGGGTATGGTCCAATGGGCTTATTTGCAGCTAAATTTTGGCCAGATCAAGAAGTTGATATGGTCGACGTAAATGAACGAGCTCTTGATTTAGCTAGAAGAAATGCAAAGTTTAATCAAATTAACAATGTTAATATCTACCAATCAGATATTTATGAACAAGTGGATAAAAAGTATGGGCTAGTGATTACTAATCCACCAATTCGGGCTGGAAAGAAAGTAGTTGACCAAATTTTATCTGAAGCTAAAGAGCACTTAGTGGAAAATGGAATTTTGCTAGTTGTCATTCAGAAAAAACAAGGAGCCCCAAGTGCAAAGAAACTAATGACAAAAGTATACGGAAACTGTGAAATTTTAGCTCGGGATAAGGGATATTACATTTTAATGAGCAAAAATAATTAA
- the rplJ gene encoding 50S ribosomal protein L10, translated as MSKAIIAKKEKLVDDFAAELKEAKAILVIDYLGLTVEEVTNLRKDLRDSNVKMKVIKNTYLKRAAEKAGIEGLDETFVGPTAVVYTADADDITEPARIVSKYEDDIDALSIKGGMLEGKVASQEEIKKLAAIPGREGLLSMLVSVLQAPVRNFAYAVKAVADSKDE; from the coding sequence TTGAGTAAAGCAATCATTGCTAAAAAAGAAAAGCTTGTTGATGACTTTGCAGCAGAACTTAAGGAAGCTAAAGCTATCTTAGTAATTGACTACTTAGGTTTAACTGTTGAAGAAGTAACTAACTTACGTAAGGATTTACGTGATTCTAACGTTAAGATGAAAGTTATCAAGAATACTTACTTAAAGCGTGCTGCTGAAAAGGCTGGTATCGAAGGTTTAGACGAGACTTTTGTTGGTCCTACTGCTGTTGTTTACACTGCTGATGCAGATGACATTACTGAACCAGCTCGTATTGTTTCTAAATACGAAGACGATATCGACGCATTATCAATTAAAGGTGGTATGCTCGAAGGTAAGGTTGCCAGCCAAGAAGAAATCAAGAAACTTGCAGCTATTCCAGGTCGCGAAGGTTTACTTTCAATGCTTGTATCTGTATTACAAGCTCCAGTTCGCAACTTTGCATATGCTGTTAAGGCTGTCGCTGATTCAAAAGACGAATAA
- the rplL gene encoding 50S ribosomal protein L7/L12: MALDTEKIIEDLKGASILELNDLVKAIEDEFGVSAAAPVAAAGAAGAGAEKTEFDVELTDVGQEKVKVIKVVRDITGLGLKDSKDLVDGAPKNVKEGVSEDEANDIKAKLEEVGATVTVK; the protein is encoded by the coding sequence ATGGCTTTAGATACTGAAAAGATTATTGAAGATTTAAAAGGTGCTTCAATCCTTGAATTAAACGACTTAGTAAAGGCTATTGAAGACGAATTTGGTGTTTCAGCTGCTGCTCCAGTTGCTGCTGCAGGTGCTGCAGGCGCAGGTGCAGAAAAGACTGAATTTGACGTTGAATTGACTGATGTTGGTCAAGAAAAAGTTAAGGTTATCAAGGTTGTTCGTGACATCACTGGTCTTGGCCTTAAGGATTCTAAGGACCTTGTTGATGGTGCTCCTAAGAACGTTAAGGAAGGCGTTTCTGAAGACGAAGCTAACGACATCAAAGCTAAGCTTGAAGAAGTTGGCGCAACTGTTACTGTTAAGTAA